TTTCAGGCATCAGTGACACGAAATCACTGTTTACTGTCGTATAGGTTGAAAATGTCCCGTTAACCGGAGCCGCTATAACCGAATCACCGGGCTTTTTGTCTTTTACACCTGTGCCAATACGGCTGACAACCCCTGAGCACTCAAAGCCAAATACCACATCCTGTGGAGCCTTATTACCGCTGTATTCCCTGAGCATTCCAAGAGCGTTCAGCACATCACGGAAATTAAGCCCTGCTGCCTTTACCTCTATCTCCACCTCGTTTTCAGAGGGATTTTCCCGAGTTGCCGGTTTCAACTCCAGTGCATCCAAACTACCGTACTCAGTGAGTCTTAACGCTGTTTTTTCGGCATTCTGTAGTGCCTCAGCACTGAATTCTTTCGCATTGCGTCTCTTAAGACGGCAGACATACCTGCCATCATTTCTCATTGCCACCTGCTGTTCTTTGTCTTCATTAAACAACTCATTATAAATAAACAAACTTTCGTTCTGTTCGATTGTTGCGGGTAAATCAATCAGTTGTGCGGCAAGCTCCGGATGCTCAAGAAACAGAACCCGGCCAAATCCCCACACCGGCGATTGGTATGGGATTACATTTATCCCCTCATCATTCCCAACAGGCCATACCCCGCGGGTTATTATCATAAGTTTTACGTTTTCATGTTTCACAAGCGTCTGCACTGTATGAAGTAGCCCAATAACTCCGAGATGGTTAACGCCGAACTCAGAGCCAGAAACTCCGGCGCTCCATAAATAAACAACACCATTAAGTCTGCTTATGGAGGCAAACAATTTTTCAAAATCACCCGCAGACTGAGGGTTTATCTCATAGCCTTTATTATCGGGAAGTTCACTGTATGCGTTCCCAGGTCTAACATAAACACTTTCTAAACCGTTTTCCTTAAAATAAGATGAAAGCTGCCCTCCAACACCGTCTTTGTTAGTAAATATCGCCCATAAACCACTGTGTATTGATAATTCTGCAACCTGATTTGCATCTTTCCTTTCCCAGTTAATATCATAAAGAAAATCATTGTGCCTGGTCTTAGAGAGAAGTTTAGTGCGGTCTGCCTTTTTAGCCGTAAGTCCTTCTATAAACATTAAAGGTGTTCCATCCTCTGTATATACAGTAAAGTTGAGTTTTATTTCATTGTCAGTTTTTAATGTTATTTTGGCATGGCTCCACAGTTTCGTAACACTTTGGAGGGTTGCATGTAATGCGCCAAAGCCCACAGGAAGGAATGTTTCTTTCATATCTATTAATGCAGAGGCTGTCTGCAGTACGGCATCTATCGCTATAGGATGTATATTGTATTTGGATGAATCCATTGCCGCAGTATCAGAAAGAATTATCAAGCCAAGAGCTTCCTCATCTTTACTCCACAACTTTTGAATTGCCCGAAAATCAGTTCCATACTCCAGTCCTTGTGATGAAAACTGCTTGTATATATTTGCTACATCGTGTTCTTTAATGCAACGTTTTTTCACGGACTCCAGCGATTCAGTTATATCAAAACTACTATTGTAAACTGTCCCGTTTACGTGTAAAACCCACTGAAGGTTGCCATCAGTGTTTTCTAAAGCACTGAATATTTTAAAGGCAAACTCTCCGTTTTTTTCAGGCATAATAAGAGTTTGAATTTTTATCTTGTCGTCAGTTTCCGAAATTATTAAGGGCTGTAAAATATTAAAGTCTTTTATGGCTATTGTCTCAGTTTTCAGTAAAAATTTAGCAGCAGTAAGAGCCATCTCGATAAATACTGCGGCAGGTACAACTGCATAGCCGTAAATGCGGTGTTGTTTTATAAAATCAGGGGATTCATAAGAAAACTCGTTTTCAAAAACTACCTCCCCTGTTGCTAAAGGACGCCTTACGCCTAAAAGCGAATGTGAAGCATCCGGCATAAATGCTCTTGGTTTAATATCAATCCAATATCGTTTGCGTACAAATGGATAGTTTGGCAGCACTGCAACTTTTTTATAGCCATATGGAGCGTTAAACTCTCTCCAGTTAATGTCCATGCCGCAGACGTAGAGTCCGCCAAGGGTTTTTAGTATCTGTCTCCAGTCATTTTGATCTGTCCTCTTAACGCCGGTGGTCGCTGACAACAGAGATGGGAGCCATGCATTTGCTTTGTCATCAACACACCTTTTGCCCATGCCAAGAAGCACTGCTCCCGGGCCCAGTTCCACAAACACCCTGTAACCGTCTCTATACAGTGTCTCAATACCTGCTAAAAACCTCACTGTCCCTCTAAGGTGCTTTACCCAGTAGCTGGTTGACTCCCCGCCGCAGTAATAATCTCCGCTAACGTTTGATACAACCGGTATTTTGCCTCTGTGATAGACAACTTTATTAGCAGTAAGAGCAAAGCTTTCCAACACAGGCTCCATCAGCCGCGAATGGAATCCGTGTGATACTAAAAGTTCTTTGCTCTTTATCCCACGCTCTGAGAGACGTTTGCACGTTTCCATTACAGTATCCCGCACCCCTGAAATCACAACGCTGTCATGCCCGTTAACCGCTGCTATGGAAACATCATCAGAAAATAATTCTTCTTGCACCAATGTTTCACTTGCAAACACTGCTGCCATTGTGCCCTCTCCTAAAGCCTCCCACATCAAGCGTCCGCGCTCAGATACAAGCATTAGAGCATCCTCAAGCGAAAACACTCCGGAAATACATGCAGCAGTGTATTCACCTATACTGTGGCCTAAAAGAGCTCCCGGCTCAATTCCCCAGGATTGCCATAACTTGTACAAACTATACTCAAGAGAAAATAACACAGGCTGAGCATATCGGGTTTCATTGAGAACCTTAGCCGATATGCCGCCATACATCAATTCCAAAAGAGGCACATCCATGTGTTTTTGCAGTATCTTGCCGCATTCTGTGAGGGTATCTCTGAAGACAGGACTGCTTTCGTAAAGGCTGCGTCCCATGTTTTGTGAAAGTCCGCCCTGTCCGGTAAAAAGAAATGCAATCTTAGGATGCCGCTCTGGTAACAGTATTTCTTGTGCCTCAGACAACCCTTTAAAAATCTCCTCAGAGGTTTGTCCTATAGCAAATCTGCGCTTATTAAAATGATTCCGTCCAATGTTTGATGTGTAACAGATGTCAGAAACTAAAATGTCGGGTTGTGAAGCTAACAACTCTTTATATCGGTCAGAGAGCTCAGAAAGGGATTCATCAGTCTTAGCTGAAAGTGTCAGTATGTGAACAGGACGATTAAGCTCGGACTCAACTCTCTTATGTATAGGCGCCTCCTCTAACACAACATGGGCATTTGTTCCGCTAAAACCAAAAGAACTTACTCCGGCAATCTTTTTACCGTTCCATGAGCGTCCTGAGGCTACCTCAATAGGTATTGCCGCCCAGTCAATGTGCGGATTTGGAGTTTTAAAGTGCAGATGCGGGGGAATTGTCCCGTGCTGCATTGAAAGCACCACTTTTATCAGTCCTGCCACACCTGCAGCAGCCTCCAGATGTCCGAGGTTTGTCTTTACCGTGCCTATTATAAGTGGGGAGGCCTTACTCTTTACTGTACTAAATACTGCGCCAAGAGCTCTGACCTCTATAGGATCACCTAAAGCAGTGCCTGTGCCATGTGCTTCTATATAGCTGATCTCTCCCGGCTCCACTCTGCCATCAGCAAGAGCACTGCGTATCACACGCTCCTGGGCAGGCCCGCTAGGCACAGTGAGTCCCCCGCTTGGCCCGTCCTGATTAACAGCGCTGCCTCTTATTATAGCAAGCACATTATCCCCGTCAGAAAGCGCATCGGAAAAACGCTTGAGCACTATAACACCACAACCCTCTCCACGCACATAACCATCCGCTGCCGCATCAAAAGTTTTACAACGGCCATCGGAGGAGAGCATCCGCGCTCTAGAAAAAATAATATTAGGCGCAGGTATGAGAATAAGGTTTACGCCTGCAGCAATGCTCATATTGCATTCCCTGCGTCTGAGGCTTTGTACGGCAAGATGCATGGCAACCAGGGATGATGAACAGGCAGTATCAATGGACATACAGGGCCCTGTCAGACCAAAAGTATAGGACAGACGGCCTGCTGCTGCACAAAGACCGGCGCCTACGCCGCTATAGGCATTTATCAAACGGGCATCCAAATCGGTAAACTGAAGCGCCCCATACTCAAATCCGCTTATACCAACAAAAACACCAGTGTTACTGCCATATAGAGCATCCGCAGCAATTGAGGCATTTTCAATAGCCTCCCATGTAACCTCTAAAAGAACACGGTGCTGGGGGTCAATGTTGACCGTCTCCTTTGGGGAAATGCCAAAAAGGTGTGCATCAAATGTATCAACGGAATCCAAAAAACCGCCGTAGCGGCAATACATCTTGCCCGGAGCATCTGGGTCGGAGGAATAATAATCATCAATATTCCATCGGTTAGCTGGGACAGTAGTTATGGCGTCAGTTCCACTTTCAAGCATTTTCCAGTAGGTATCGGGGTTGATAACACCGCCAGGCAGCCGGCACCCTACACCTATAATAGCTATCGGCTCACGCTGCTGGTACTCTATATTTTCTAAACGGCCTCTCATATCTTTAAGTTCCATGAGAGCCTTTTTCATTAATGACTGGTTATCCATAAGTTATCCGTTGTTGCATTGGGAGTTACTGAGCACAGCTATTACAGACAGATAAAAATTAGAAACCTGAAGCTAATTCTTTTATGTAACTTTTTAGTTTGTCAGCAAATTCAGGGCGCTTTAGAGAAAGACTTATTGTAGCTTTTAGAAAACCGAATTTATCTCCGGCATCGTACCGCTGTCCTTTAAAAAGATAGCCATAAATGGTGCGCTTTTTAAGTAAGAGGTTGAGAGCATCTGTTAACTGATACTCACCTCCGCGTCCTGGAGGGATAATGTCAAGTTCGGCAAAAATATCCGGCGTCAATATATAGCGCCCAATAACGGCAAGCCTCGACGGCGCCTCATCCACTTTTGGCTTTTCTACAAGGCCATTGATCTTGTATAACTGTCCGGAAACAAGTTCCCCTGATATAACACCATACATAGAGACCTCATCAATCGGCACCTCCTGCAGGGCTATCACCGGCGATTTATACTGGTTATATATAGCTATCATATCGGCAAGAAGCGTATCCTCAGGGTCTATAATATCATCACCTAAAAGCACGGCAAAAGGCTCATCTTTAACAAAAGCCCTGGCACAGTTTATTGCATCTCCTAAACCAAGAGGCTTGCTCTGTCTTATAAAAGCAAAATTCAGTTCCGTATGAAGATTCAACTCCGGTATGTTTGCATCCTTGCCTTTTATCCTGAGATTTTCCTCAAGTTCGCAGTTATAGTCAAAGTGGTCTTCAATAGCCCGCTTATTTCTACCGGTAATAATTATAAACTCATCTATATTACACCTGACACATTCCTCAACAGAATATTGTATCAGCGGCTTATCTACTATAGGGAGCATCTCTTTGGGCGAGGCTTTCGTAACAGGCAAAAACCTTGTGCCTAAGCCCGCTGCCGGAAGTATTGCCTTTTTCAACATCACGTATTTAAACACAAGAGCAAATATCTTGTCAACATAACTAATTTGTTTTTTGTCAGAAAAAACCTGAACTACTGTACAATTGCTAAAAATAAATTTACAACATTTTAATATATTATGATATAATGAGAGGTAAACCTTACTGAAGTAAAGAAGGTTGGAGGTTGGATTGTGGTTACAGTTGAGCTGGAAAGCCCTGAGGTAAAAACGTATATCCGTCAAGTGGTGCTTGAGACGTTAAAGGAGGCGCTTGCCGCATCATCCGGGGCAGATGCAACTCAGCCGCATAGTGAGTTAGCTACTCTGTTACTGTTGCATGTAAGAGATATGGAAGCATTTAAAATTCGTATAGAAAGCGAATTGGCAGCCATAAAACAAAAACTTGGCAGTATTGAAGAACGGTTGGATAAAATAGAAACTACAATGGCTACAAAAGACGACTTGAAAAATGCTGTCGCTAACATGGTAACAAAAGACGATATCGCTAACATGGCTACAAAAGACGATTTAATAGATGCTATTGCTAAGATAGGAAAGTCTATAAAAAAGAGGCTTTCTGAAAAAGAAACGCCTACTGAAAAAGAGATGCTTTCCGATAAGTAGTTTTTGGGGGGGTTGGGCAGTAAAAATACGAAGCCGTCATGTTTGTTTACGAGTGGCTATTATGAGTTATATGTTATCTTTATTTGTGAGGAGATTATAATAGATGCCTGTGGCTGAAAGAGCAGAAGATAATCAGTTTCAAAGAGCTACACTGACGGATAAGGAATTTCGGCGGCTGGGTGATTTCGTTCACTCAGAGGTCGGAATAAAGATGCCTGATATTAAAAAAACCATGCTTGAGGCCCGTCTCCAGAAAAGACTAAAAGCACTTGGCTTTAACACCTTCAATCAGTACATAGAGTATGTGTTTAGCCCTAAGGGGCGTGATGCCGAAATTATAAATTTTATCGATGTTGTAACAACAAATAAAACTGACTTTTTCAGAGAGCCCAACCATTTCGAGTACCTGACCTCTACTGCTTTACCAACCCTTATCAGAACTCACGGGGCAGGCGTAAGGCGTAAACTCATGGTCTGGAGTGCCGGGTGTTCAACCGGAGAGGAGCCCTACACGCTTACTATGGTACTTGATAATTATGGACTTAAACAATACAACGGAGCTTTCGGTTATGTAATAATAGCAACGGATATTTCCTCAAGAGTGCTTGAAAAAGCGCAAAGCGGCGTGTATGAAGAGGAAAAAGTGGCTCCTATCCCAATTGAGATGAAAAAGCGGTATCTGTTAAGGAGCAAAGACAGGAGTAAGAAAATTGTAAAAATAGTGCCTGAACTAAGGTCTATGATAAAGTTTCGCCGTCTTAATTTTATGGAGGGTGATTTTGGATTCAGAGAAGAGATGGATATAATTTTTTGCAGAAATGTAGTTATATATTTTGATAAACAAACGCAGGAGAAACTTCTGAACAAATTCAGCCGCTATTTGGTTCCTGGTGGTTATCTGTTTATGGGGCACTCGGAAACAATAGCCGGATTAAACGTACCGTTTGTGCAGGTGGCGCCTACTGTGTATAGGGTTGCCTCTTGAAAATATCCGAGATACGGCTTCCGATAGTGTTTTTAAAACCGGGCGAGCTCCATATGGGGACTGAACACGTAGCAGTGCATACGGTACTGGGATCGTGTGTTTCCGTAACCATGTATAATCCACAATCAGGGCTCTCAGCAATGTGTCATGGTTTGCTGCCTCACTGCGGCTCTGAGTGTGGAAACTGCCCGGAAAAAATGAAATACGTGGAATGTTCCATAGTACACATGATTGATTGGTTTAAAAAATTCGGAGTTGATAAGTCACAGATTGAAACTAAGGTATTTGGCGGCGGTGATGTGCTTGATTATTCTAAGGGCAGCTGTGTCAACATTCTCCCTCCGGCAAGGAAAAGACAGAGTGTGGGAAGCCAAAACATAGAGGCTGCTCTAAAGGTGCTTAATGAGGCAGGCTTTAAGATAAGTGCAAAAGATATTGGGGGGAGTTTAGGCAGAAAGATGTTTTTTTTCACAGATAACGGTGAGGTGTTACTAAGAAAAATTAAAAAGAGATGTACTTCAAGCCAAACGCAGATGGCTTATTAAATATAATGGAGTTTATATGGCCTTAGGTTTCGCAAAGAAAATAAAAGTGTTAATTGTGGATGACTCTGCAGTGGTAAGGCAGACACTTTTGACAATACTATCCTCAGATCCAATGATTGAGGTTATAGGCACTGCATCGGATCCGTATGCTGCGGTAAATAAGATACATGAGGCTCCGCCGGATGTAATCACTCTTGACGTAGAAATGCCGCGGATGGATGGGATAACGTTCCTCAAAAAAATAATGACTCAGTATCCGATACCGGTTGTGATGTGTTCATCACTTACGGACAAAGGGTCTGAGACAGCGCTAAAGGCTCTTGAGTTCGGAGCTGTGGATATAATTAGTAAGCCTCGTGTGGGCACTAAACAGTTTTTGGAGGACTCTCGTGTGCAGATATGTGATACAGTAAAGGCAGCAGCATCGTCCCGGTTGAGAAAAATATCGGCTGTAGAGCAAAAAGTGGCGCCAAAGCTTACAGCGGATGCTGTGATTTCAAGAGCGCCCTCTCAGGCTATGATACAAACTACGGAAAAAGTGGTTATAGTGGGAGCCTCAACGGGTGGCACAGAGGCATTAAAAGTGTTTTTAGAGGATTTCCCAATGGATTGCCCTGGTATAGTCATAGTGCAACATATGCCGGAGCATTTTACGGCAGCCTTTGCAAAACGTTTGGACAGTATATGCACAATAAACGTAAAAGAGGCTGCAGATAACGACTCAGTAATACGTGGCCGGGCACTGATTGCTCCCGGCAACAAGCACACAATGATAAAGCGAAGCGGTGCACGGTACTATGTTGAAGTAAAGGACGGCCCGCTTGTCAGCAGACACAGACCGTCGGTAGATGTGCTGTTTCGGTCAGCCTCGCGTTATGCCGGTAAAAACGCAGTGGGGGTTATTATGACCGGTATGGGCGATGACGGAGCACGCGGAATGATGGAGATGAAAGAATCCGGAGCATTTAATATTGCTCAGGATGAGGCCTCCTGTGTTGTGTTTGGAATGCCTAACGAGGCAATTAAGCATGGCGGCGTAGATAAAATACTACCCCTTGACAAGATCGCAAAAGAGGTTATAAGAATCTGCGGTTAAAGTGCCTTGTCACGTAAGTTCAGCAATGAATAGAACCACCATTTGATCTTATGGTGTTTTGGCGCCAAGCGTTAACGTGATTAAAAACAACAGACAGATAATACATAACATTGCTATTTATTCAATAGCCGTCATTGCTTGTGTCTTTTCAAGCATTTTTTTGTTTAATTATTCAAAAATACGTTTTTATGAGCAAAGATTATTTACACTTCCTTTAACAACTGCTCAACTATATCGTGTGCTTCCTACACCAATAGCTCAAACACAAACATCTGATACAACAGCAACACCGACAACAATATCACCAACACCAACAGCAACACCATCTATAACTACAAATCAACCCGTAGATACAATTCAAAAAAATAACGTTAATATCAATGGCGATGGAAATGTATCAGTTACATCCACTGATAGCATAAAAATTCTAGCAAATAAGTACAATATCCCAATACAAACTGCCAGATATCTTGTTAAAGCCCTTTCTAATCAACTGCAAAACAAATATCTAAATATTGCTGAAGTGGAAGCACAATTACAAGAGTTGTCAAAGAAATATAAAGAACTTGAAAAGCAATTAGCAAAACCTCCTGAAATAGATACCTTAGCGACACAAGCAAAAGCAAAATTGGACAGCGGTGATTTACCTGAAGCCGAGCGGCTGTTAAAGCTATCTATGGAACATAATTTAAAAGAAGCGGAAAATAAAAGTAAAGAATTGGCAGAAGCAAGAGTTAAAGCAGCGGCATCAGACACCTTTTCGCTTGCCAAGTTAAAGAGTTTGGAAATCAAGTATCAAGAAGCCCTCGATTATTATGAAAAGGCCGTAGAATTAGACCCTCAAAATACTTTATATTTAAATGAAGCTGGATTTATGTATGACACTTTAGGTCAGTATCAAAATGCGATTGAGTATTATGAGCAGGCGTTAAAAATTGACAAAAAGAATTTTGGCGATAACCACCCTAACATTGCAAGAGATCTTAACAATCTGGGAATGGCTTATGTTTCTCTAGGGCAGTATCAGAAGGCGATTTACTACTTTGAGCAGGCTTTGGCAATATATAAAAATGAACTTGGCGATAACTACCCTAATGTTGCAATAAGTCTTAACAATCTGGGAGAGGCTTATGTTTCTCTAGGGCAGTATCAGAAGTCTCTTTACTACCTTGAACAGGCTTTAACCATTGACAAAAAGAATTTTGGCGATAACCACCCTAACATTGCAAGAGATCTTAACAATCTGGGAATGGCTTGGGGGGCTATGGGCGAATATAAGAAAGCTATTGAATACTTTGGACTGTCTTTGGCCATTGACAGAAAGAATTTAGGTGATAACCACCCAAATGT
The Nitrospirota bacterium genome window above contains:
- a CDS encoding type I polyketide synthase, whose product is MDNQSLMKKALMELKDMRGRLENIEYQQREPIAIIGVGCRLPGGVINPDTYWKMLESGTDAITTVPANRWNIDDYYSSDPDAPGKMYCRYGGFLDSVDTFDAHLFGISPKETVNIDPQHRVLLEVTWEAIENASIAADALYGSNTGVFVGISGFEYGALQFTDLDARLINAYSGVGAGLCAAAGRLSYTFGLTGPCMSIDTACSSSLVAMHLAVQSLRRRECNMSIAAGVNLILIPAPNIIFSRARMLSSDGRCKTFDAAADGYVRGEGCGVIVLKRFSDALSDGDNVLAIIRGSAVNQDGPSGGLTVPSGPAQERVIRSALADGRVEPGEISYIEAHGTGTALGDPIEVRALGAVFSTVKSKASPLIIGTVKTNLGHLEAAAGVAGLIKVVLSMQHGTIPPHLHFKTPNPHIDWAAIPIEVASGRSWNGKKIAGVSSFGFSGTNAHVVLEEAPIHKRVESELNRPVHILTLSAKTDESLSELSDRYKELLASQPDILVSDICYTSNIGRNHFNKRRFAIGQTSEEIFKGLSEAQEILLPERHPKIAFLFTGQGGLSQNMGRSLYESSPVFRDTLTECGKILQKHMDVPLLELMYGGISAKVLNETRYAQPVLFSLEYSLYKLWQSWGIEPGALLGHSIGEYTAACISGVFSLEDALMLVSERGRLMWEALGEGTMAAVFASETLVQEELFSDDVSIAAVNGHDSVVISGVRDTVMETCKRLSERGIKSKELLVSHGFHSRLMEPVLESFALTANKVVYHRGKIPVVSNVSGDYYCGGESTSYWVKHLRGTVRFLAGIETLYRDGYRVFVELGPGAVLLGMGKRCVDDKANAWLPSLLSATTGVKRTDQNDWRQILKTLGGLYVCGMDINWREFNAPYGYKKVAVLPNYPFVRKRYWIDIKPRAFMPDASHSLLGVRRPLATGEVVFENEFSYESPDFIKQHRIYGYAVVPAAVFIEMALTAAKFLLKTETIAIKDFNILQPLIISETDDKIKIQTLIMPEKNGEFAFKIFSALENTDGNLQWVLHVNGTVYNSSFDITESLESVKKRCIKEHDVANIYKQFSSQGLEYGTDFRAIQKLWSKDEEALGLIILSDTAAMDSSKYNIHPIAIDAVLQTASALIDMKETFLPVGFGALHATLQSVTKLWSHAKITLKTDNEIKLNFTVYTEDGTPLMFIEGLTAKKADRTKLLSKTRHNDFLYDINWERKDANQVAELSIHSGLWAIFTNKDGVGGQLSSYFKENGLESVYVRPGNAYSELPDNKGYEINPQSAGDFEKLFASISRLNGVVYLWSAGVSGSEFGVNHLGVIGLLHTVQTLVKHENVKLMIITRGVWPVGNDEGINVIPYQSPVWGFGRVLFLEHPELAAQLIDLPATIEQNESLFIYNELFNEDKEQQVAMRNDGRYVCRLKRRNAKEFSAEALQNAEKTALRLTEYGSLDALELKPATRENPSENEVEIEVKAAGLNFRDVLNALGMLREYSGNKAPQDVVFGFECSGVVSRIGTGVKDKKPGDSVIAAPVNGTFSTYTTVNSDFVSLMPENLSYTEAATVPLTYLTAWYGLIVCGGLKAGEKILIHAAAGGVGLAAVNIAKMAGADIYATASRGKWDFLRAQGVSQIMDSRSLDFSDELMALTQGRGVNMVLNSLNGEYIPKSLSVLSKGGRFIEIGKIGIWTIDEVKRYRPDVSYHSFDMGEVSKQTPLIIKETLKTVTSHLNSGALKPLVHKVFPITDASSAYRYMAAAKHVGKVVLKIDSVSASLIRNDATYVITGGLGALGLELSQWLVEKGARYIVLTGRHEASVEAREKISRLEAQGVIVRVMSADVAVTEDVERLFRAIDTEMPQVRGVFHAAGVLDDSVIVNQDAERFRKVMEPKVTGTWNLYNIIENREIDFFVLFSSAASVLGSAGQSNYASANAFLNSAAHYFSGCGIRTIVINWGLWANTGMAAKRPENTEAIGFNKIEVKDGLSILEKLLYDKHTNTCVIDINWHTYLTRLPQGINSGFLEYFYREISDGASPEILNTGDVPESDILKNLRAASAESRGELIVSYIKGAVNRILGYDRDANILIEEPLMDQGFDSLMTVEFRNLISKELNIALPVGFLFSYPTIRAISDNLKNEFFANDESAKSNETTGISGKKSDNLDYIDDLNDDDLERLIKDELG
- a CDS encoding protein-glutamate O-methyltransferase, with product MPVAERAEDNQFQRATLTDKEFRRLGDFVHSEVGIKMPDIKKTMLEARLQKRLKALGFNTFNQYIEYVFSPKGRDAEIINFIDVVTTNKTDFFREPNHFEYLTSTALPTLIRTHGAGVRRKLMVWSAGCSTGEEPYTLTMVLDNYGLKQYNGAFGYVIIATDISSRVLEKAQSGVYEEEKVAPIPIEMKKRYLLRSKDRSKKIVKIVPELRSMIKFRRLNFMEGDFGFREEMDIIFCRNVVIYFDKQTQEKLLNKFSRYLVPGGYLFMGHSETIAGLNVPFVQVAPTVYRVAS
- a CDS encoding chemotaxis protein CheD; protein product: MKISEIRLPIVFLKPGELHMGTEHVAVHTVLGSCVSVTMYNPQSGLSAMCHGLLPHCGSECGNCPEKMKYVECSIVHMIDWFKKFGVDKSQIETKVFGGGDVLDYSKGSCVNILPPARKRQSVGSQNIEAALKVLNEAGFKISAKDIGGSLGRKMFFFTDNGEVLLRKIKKRCTSSQTQMAY
- a CDS encoding chemotaxis response regulator protein-glutamate methylesterase, producing MALGFAKKIKVLIVDDSAVVRQTLLTILSSDPMIEVIGTASDPYAAVNKIHEAPPDVITLDVEMPRMDGITFLKKIMTQYPIPVVMCSSLTDKGSETALKALEFGAVDIISKPRVGTKQFLEDSRVQICDTVKAAASSRLRKISAVEQKVAPKLTADAVISRAPSQAMIQTTEKVVIVGASTGGTEALKVFLEDFPMDCPGIVIVQHMPEHFTAAFAKRLDSICTINVKEAADNDSVIRGRALIAPGNKHTMIKRSGARYYVEVKDGPLVSRHRPSVDVLFRSASRYAGKNAVGVIMTGMGDDGARGMMEMKESGAFNIAQDEASCVVFGMPNEAIKHGGVDKILPLDKIAKEVIRICG
- a CDS encoding tetratricopeptide repeat protein, with product MIKNNRQIIHNIAIYSIAVIACVFSSIFLFNYSKIRFYEQRLFTLPLTTAQLYRVLPTPIAQTQTSDTTATPTTISPTPTATPSITTNQPVDTIQKNNVNINGDGNVSVTSTDSIKILANKYNIPIQTARYLVKALSNQLQNKYLNIAEVEAQLQELSKKYKELEKQLAKPPEIDTLATQAKAKLDSGDLPEAERLLKLSMEHNLKEAENKSKELAEARVKAAASDTFSLAKLKSLEIKYQEALDYYEKAVELDPQNTLYLNEAGFMYDTLGQYQNAIEYYEQALKIDKKNFGDNHPNIARDLNNLGMAYVSLGQYQKAIYYFEQALAIYKNELGDNYPNVAISLNNLGEAYVSLGQYQKSLYYLEQALTIDKKNFGDNHPNIARDLNNLGMAWGAMGEYKKAIEYFGLSLAIDRKNLGDNHPNVARDLNNLGDAYFALGNYEKVIPLLKQALSIYETQLGSNHPSTKRTEDLLRRAEKKL
- the galU gene encoding UTP--glucose-1-phosphate uridylyltransferase GalU, which codes for MLKKAILPAAGLGTRFLPVTKASPKEMLPIVDKPLIQYSVEECVRCNIDEFIIITGRNKRAIEDHFDYNCELEENLRIKGKDANIPELNLHTELNFAFIRQSKPLGLGDAINCARAFVKDEPFAVLLGDDIIDPEDTLLADMIAIYNQYKSPVIALQEVPIDEVSMYGVISGELVSGQLYKINGLVEKPKVDEAPSRLAVIGRYILTPDIFAELDIIPPGRGGEYQLTDALNLLLKKRTIYGYLFKGQRYDAGDKFGFLKATISLSLKRPEFADKLKSYIKELASGF